A window of Marispirochaeta aestuarii contains these coding sequences:
- a CDS encoding sensor histidine kinase, whose translation MDKPLNYVYHFILILNLAIVSLLSLVMYQTTFLVCEADQARIFLEQARYLPHVPWHVPVYAIGSFLILAVSGLLKRRLGESRTILTFLLFLADIAITFFIAYNLNFSYKGLFLFIGVGAFFFISKLPLRYIAIGLVMLGYIFSDYDIISVRLNLVSLQDYISFYGPSTQIPLYSIRSTLESLNLMLAILFFQFLIQSKVRENKEFIKVNNELSDKLHQLEILQAKLEESARLKERNRLAHEIHDILGHSLTSISTGLEACIELSKKGGAELHRRLMKIKSVTDKGLTDIRRSVRELKSDAIVKSSLLRALQELINDANALGDQSVEFTIIGQAVPLEDDEEQTVYRLVQESLTNSFKYSESKAIDVSLRYTANQLSVSIIDDGKGCAQVKKHFGLEHIEEQIALLGGKVRFETAENCGFKTFATIPLRKGGKS comes from the coding sequence ATGGATAAACCGCTGAACTATGTTTACCATTTCATTCTCATCCTGAATCTGGCTATCGTGAGCCTGCTCTCCCTTGTCATGTACCAGACAACCTTTCTGGTGTGCGAAGCCGATCAGGCGCGAATATTTCTGGAGCAGGCACGGTATCTGCCCCATGTTCCCTGGCATGTTCCTGTTTATGCCATCGGCAGTTTTTTAATACTTGCGGTTTCCGGTTTACTGAAACGGCGCCTTGGAGAGTCCCGTACAATCCTTACCTTCCTGCTGTTTCTGGCGGATATCGCCATAACCTTTTTTATCGCCTACAATCTTAATTTCTCATACAAGGGGCTGTTCCTCTTTATCGGAGTCGGGGCCTTCTTTTTTATCAGTAAGCTGCCCCTGCGCTACATTGCCATTGGCCTGGTAATGCTCGGGTACATCTTTTCCGACTACGATATTATCTCGGTCCGTCTCAACCTGGTTTCCCTGCAGGATTATATCAGCTTTTACGGACCGAGCACGCAGATACCGCTTTACAGTATCCGGAGCACCCTGGAATCCCTTAACCTGATGCTGGCGATTCTCTTTTTCCAGTTCCTCATTCAGAGCAAGGTCCGGGAAAACAAGGAGTTCATCAAGGTCAACAATGAACTCTCCGACAAGCTTCATCAGCTGGAAATCCTTCAGGCAAAACTGGAGGAATCCGCGCGCCTAAAGGAGCGGAACCGTCTGGCCCACGAAATCCATGATATCCTCGGGCACTCCCTTACAAGCATCTCCACCGGGCTTGAAGCCTGCATTGAACTCTCCAAAAAAGGAGGGGCCGAACTGCACCGCCGCCTGATGAAGATAAAGAGTGTTACAGACAAGGGATTAACTGATATCCGTCGTTCGGTCCGGGAACTGAAAAGCGATGCGATAGTCAAATCCTCGCTCCTCAGGGCCCTGCAGGAGCTCATAAACGATGCCAATGCCCTGGGGGACCAGAGTGTGGAATTTACGATAATCGGCCAGGCAGTTCCCCTGGAGGATGACGAGGAACAGACAGTCTATCGCCTGGTCCAGGAGAGCCTGACAAACTCCTTCAAATATTCGGAAAGTAAAGCCATAGATGTAAGCCTGCGCTATACGGCTAACCAGCTGAGCGTATCCATCATCGATGACGGCAAAGGATGTGCCCAGGTTAAAAAGCACTTCGGCCTGGAGCATATAGAAGAGCAGATCGCTCTTTTAGGAGGAAAGGTCCGGTTCGAAACAGCCGAAAACTGCGGCTTCAAAACCTTTGCCACCATACCGCTGCGGAAGGGAGGAAAGTCATAA
- a CDS encoding response regulator translates to MADDQELIRESLELIISSDSRFSVVGTAKDGREAVELAGRLKPDIILMDIRMPEINGLECVSIIKERNSAIRIIMLTTFDDDQYVYEAVKNGADGFLLKGISKSDLLTSIASVHAGGASVDPQTAQKIFSLFGRLANSSFLSLQTPDEQFKSLTIQEIKIMQLIGKGLSNKEIMQKVNFSEGTVRNYISNILKKLDLRDRTQIAIFAIQSGLMLKNLESLNG, encoded by the coding sequence ATCGCAGACGACCAGGAACTCATTCGCGAAAGCCTCGAGCTTATTATCAGCTCCGATTCCCGCTTCAGTGTTGTCGGAACGGCGAAGGACGGACGGGAGGCGGTGGAACTTGCCGGTCGTCTCAAACCCGACATCATCCTCATGGACATCAGAATGCCGGAGATCAATGGCCTTGAGTGCGTCAGTATAATCAAGGAACGGAACTCCGCCATAAGGATCATCATGCTCACCACCTTCGACGATGATCAATATGTCTACGAAGCTGTAAAGAATGGAGCCGACGGCTTTTTGCTTAAAGGGATATCCAAGAGCGACCTGCTCACCAGCATTGCTTCCGTCCATGCAGGCGGCGCCAGTGTTGATCCCCAGACTGCCCAGAAGATTTTCTCCTTATTCGGCCGGCTGGCCAACTCGTCCTTTCTCTCCCTGCAGACACCGGATGAACAGTTCAAATCCCTCACCATCCAGGAAATAAAGATAATGCAGCTGATCGGCAAAGGATTATCAAACAAGGAGATCATGCAGAAGGTCAACTTTTCCGAGGGAACCGTACGCAATTACATCAGTAATATTCTTAAAAAACTCGACCTTCGCGACCGTACTCAGATCGCGATATTTGCGATTCAATCCGGGCTCATGCTGAAAAACCTGGAGTCCCTGAATGGCTAA
- a CDS encoding extracellular solute-binding protein, with the protein MAKNTPVTRGKLRILGVLTVLILLMVFALLHYRSKTVVLELALYSGNSWGVPQNFAYAIYDKAVEMFEQRFADEGYTVVLRTGTMYKDYSEWFAQLVLKGKEPDIFLIIEEDFTTYAAIGLLERLDKYIEKSDLSPDVFFRNALEAGQYQGSQYSLPIYIVPSFLIVNNDLLDSLDLTIDLDNWTWEQFYHLCEQITDDLDGDGAPDQFGVEGYDWHHVFYTNDTSLFNADSTQSGFNYQRFSETLHFLKKMHALNQGVIVREGTFEDGRVGFKTFNLSEFRVYGSYPYRILRYEDFDWEALPFPHGPHGSSKSKLYTVQLGMSSRSRHKDVAFEFLKFISSDKDFQYQIWEYSNMLPVNRAVFDHIYKSGIMQRDGMRPLDREFIESVIANSYIDPDFKKYPVIDEYITQRIFTIIAQDEDISKGVGSLDQMINELLEDEYSVQTGKR; encoded by the coding sequence ATGGCTAAAAATACTCCGGTAACACGGGGAAAATTACGGATCCTCGGAGTATTGACAGTACTGATTCTGCTGATGGTATTCGCTCTACTGCACTACCGGAGCAAAACAGTTGTGCTGGAACTGGCCCTCTATTCGGGAAACAGCTGGGGGGTGCCCCAGAACTTTGCCTATGCCATCTACGACAAGGCCGTGGAGATGTTTGAGCAGCGCTTCGCAGACGAGGGGTATACGGTAGTGCTGCGCACCGGAACAATGTACAAGGATTATTCCGAATGGTTTGCCCAGCTGGTACTCAAGGGAAAAGAGCCGGACATATTTCTGATCATCGAAGAGGATTTTACCACCTATGCGGCCATCGGACTGCTGGAACGGCTCGATAAATATATCGAAAAGAGCGACTTGAGCCCGGATGTCTTTTTCCGCAATGCCCTTGAGGCAGGACAATACCAGGGCTCCCAGTATTCCTTACCCATCTATATAGTCCCCTCGTTCCTTATCGTGAATAATGATCTCCTCGATTCCCTGGACCTCACAATCGACCTGGACAACTGGACCTGGGAGCAGTTTTATCATCTGTGCGAACAGATTACCGATGATCTCGACGGTGACGGCGCCCCCGACCAGTTCGGGGTGGAAGGTTATGACTGGCATCATGTTTTCTATACCAATGACACCAGCCTGTTCAATGCGGACAGCACGCAGTCCGGATTCAATTATCAGCGTTTTTCCGAGACACTTCATTTTCTCAAAAAAATGCACGCCCTGAACCAGGGGGTTATTGTCAGGGAAGGGACCTTCGAAGACGGACGGGTGGGATTCAAAACCTTCAACCTTTCAGAGTTCCGTGTATACGGATCATACCCCTACCGTATTCTGCGATATGAAGATTTTGACTGGGAGGCTCTGCCTTTCCCCCACGGCCCCCACGGGAGCAGCAAATCAAAACTCTACACCGTACAACTGGGAATGAGTTCGCGCTCACGGCATAAGGATGTCGCCTTTGAGTTTCTCAAGTTCATCTCCAGCGACAAGGACTTTCAGTACCAGATCTGGGAATATTCCAATATGCTGCCGGTAAACCGCGCGGTCTTCGACCACATCTATAAATCGGGAATAATGCAGAGGGACGGAATGCGCCCCCTGGACCGTGAGTTTATCGAGTCGGTAATAGCCAACTCATACATCGATCCGGATTTTAAAAAGTACCCGGTAATCGATGAGTACATCACCCAGCGTATATTTACCATAATCGCCCAGGACGAAGACATTTCAAAGGGAGTCGGGAGCCTGGACCAGATGATCAATGAGCTTCTGGAGGATGAATACTCGGTTCAGACCGGTAAGCGCTGA